The Nitrospira sp. genome contains a region encoding:
- a CDS encoding amino acid adenylation domain-containing protein, translating to MSKRKDIESIHYLSPLQEGLLFHAVSDGAADPYFTQTGFIIEGELDLNPFDQAWQKIVVRHPILRTGFVWEGFKNPMQVARRDVRVPLQLLDWRAHHSRQREEALAMFLREDRLKPFDLLTPPMMRLTLIRIDDNRWYFINSHHHILLDGWSVALLLREVLTCYDALANGRQPVLPPVRPYADYLTWLRSQNNDAAESFWRSSLAGFETQTALPLETPQRVAAEDLNSLPYAEQEVRLSKADVETLTASAKRRRLTLNTLAQGAWSILLHQCTGDREVLFGATVSGRPAELPESDAMVGLFINTLPVRVSIPPGAKLGDWLASLQEQNSLLRQYEWTPLSKVQRWSDVPGGRPLFESIVVFESYPEDESDTEQLGLRIRPMASHRQNAEYVLTAGRNNYPLSLMVEPAAEVRVILSYARERFAHDDVTRLLGWYRTLLMAMAERPEIRLAELSLLSDAEQGRLLMDWNTTAVPVDGACIHERIERVTRERPDAVAVVYEGQSLTYGELDARAELLARYLQKHGVGPDVRVGLCMERSLDLIVGLLGVLKAGGTYVALDPKLPKERLAFMLSDSGARMVLMQAASGELSHDTALHQVYLDRDWPEILAGADQPLRRNVRPENLAYVIYTSGSTGRPKGVAVEHRQVINYVTGLLDRLALDGEASFATVSTVAADLGNTSIFGSLCSGRALHVLSVDRGFDPDAVAEYMAANRIDVLKIVPSHLTGLLEAGRPEQVLPRRCLILGGEAVHSSLVERIRTLAPDCEIINHYGPTETTIGVLTHRIDVALDRHAAIPIGRPLANSQVFILNSGGQPTPVGVSGELYIGGDGLARGYLDRPDLTAERFVPNPFGGRAGGRLYRTGDRARYRSDGTVEFHGRVDNQVKVRGFRIELGEIEAQLRADSRVKDAVVIVREAADGTKQLAAYVTAPADLDLDSVRSRLANHLPDYMIPSTVTVLDALPLTANGKIDRAVLPDPEQAQPPTRDAYVAPRNDVETALAQIWADVLHLDRVGIHDNFFTIGGDSIRSLQVVARAHKSGIKLTPKHLFEHPTVAAVAAVAATALSESAGGPATQDFSLSGLDSGEIDLLFPERSAIEDFYPLTPMQEGMLFHTLLNPGSGIYLMQQHYTWNGPLNLERLVEAWGRVIDRHPILRTAYVWKDLKRPLQVVQRRIDLAEAVHVLDWRDTSAADQKDRLIRTLETELSEGFDMSRAPLMRIRLIRTGEESYHVVRSFHHILTDDWCFSILMMEVLSYYEALLEGRSIDLPSPRPYRDYIAWLQRQDLGSAEAFWRKELEGFGAPTSLGVERPSPLRQETVSEVGDEFGELSEQVTERLTTLAQQQGLTLNTFLQGAWALLLSRYSGSDDIVMGVTVAGRPTELEGVESIVGLFINSLPLRVRLTPDASVLGWLKGLLADNYRIRQYEYPPLVQIQQWSEIPKGQALFKSLVVFENAPVDPRLGEQVGDVSLEFDHDRVHTNYPVTVVAYPGPRLGMRLSYDRRLFEPDAVRRMVRHLGHLLEAMATQPDTRLCDLSLLSAEERRRLLVEWNQPTGTRPEERGFAELFEAQVRRTPDAIAAIDDERRMTYLDLNRAVNRAAHALRRRGIGTDRIVGLLHTRGIDLLIMILGVLKAGGAYLPLDPHHPPARMAQILGTGRAALLLTGREHAALAEAAIAGAPESTTQLVLLDLLMKETGADDDPPRLGPSTNLSYVIFTSGSTGAPKGAMVEERGMVNHLLSKIPALGLSESDVIAQTASQCFDISVWQFLTGLLCGACIRILPDDLVRDPQRLLREIERSKITVWEAVPSLLVAGLDGPVVPLSPLRWLLATGEAVTPELCQLWFSRYPSIPLMNAYGPAECSDDVAVHAVTGSLPERATHVPIGRPIPHLRLYGLDGNGEPVPHDVAGELYIGGVGVGRGYLNDPAKTAAAFVPDPFANEPGLRLYRSGDLVRFRSDDTLEFLGRRDHQVKIRGYRIELGEIEARMVQHPQVREAVVAVREDRPGNKRLIAYVVGESPARDAAAIRSFAADTLPDYMVPTAVMFLEALPLTPNGKIDRKALPAPEDDHLSLRDGIPGSATQEILAGIWAEILGLKHVGIHENFFELGGHSLLATQVVSRIRTLFQIELPLRSLFEAPTVEALSTAIEQARSSREETPLVPLAPAERREPLPLSFAQQRLWFLSQMEPEGWSYNLPFALRLSGALDLDALSQSFELVIARHETLRTTFHESDGEPVQVIGSVGEFALPLDDLSGLPEDRHDEAVREAASVEVRRPFRLDEDRPIRARLLRLAEREHVLLVTLHHIAADAWSMTLLANEVGVFYQARIGQSADTADALPPLPVQYADFAHWQRQWLQGPVLDAHLTYWKQRLGVNPPVLKLPADRPRPTVQSFRGARHIFTVPTEHADRLRALSRKQGVTLFMTLLAAFNALLFRTTGQEDILIGTDVANRNREETEGLVGFFVNLLPLRSDLGGNPTFLELLAQVRRTALEAYAHQDLPFEKIVEALKLKRDLGSNPLVQTLLVLQNVPPPSMELPGLEVGVLEFESEVARFDLGLFMEDAEEGMTGLWKYSTDLFDVATIAAMSERFVTLLGSVAAHPEAKLSALEILSHTEKESAMIESKQREESKFKRFKSIQPKAVNIAQRTLVERGYLESDQSLPFVLQPAVDDVDLAGWAQDNRPKVEQDLFAHGAILFRGFALKSPEDFEQVAQALCPALFGEYGDLPREKAGRHLYGSTPYPADKTILFHNESSHLHRWPLKQSFFCVQAAQEGGETPIVDCRKMCERLRPELREKFTKRALMYVRNFTPGFDVSWQEFFHTEDKAVVEETCRQHGVEWDWTSDGGLRTRQICPAILKHPKTGDFVFFNQIQLHHISYLEPAVRNSLVDVLGIDRVPRNVYFGDGSPIDDETAAEIGELYERTSVRFPWRNGDLLMLDNMLVAHARSPFAGPRKIVVAMGEMINQRDVQTVSA from the coding sequence ATGAGCAAGAGAAAAGATATCGAGTCAATCCACTATCTCTCTCCGCTTCAGGAGGGACTGCTCTTCCATGCCGTGTCCGACGGGGCCGCGGATCCATATTTCACGCAGACCGGCTTCATCATCGAGGGAGAGCTGGACCTCAACCCCTTCGACCAGGCGTGGCAAAAGATCGTGGTACGTCATCCGATTCTCCGGACCGGCTTCGTCTGGGAAGGCTTCAAGAATCCCATGCAGGTTGCCCGGCGCGACGTGCGGGTTCCGCTGCAACTTCTCGACTGGCGGGCCCATCACAGCCGACAGCGGGAAGAAGCCCTGGCGATGTTTCTGCGCGAAGATCGTCTCAAACCGTTCGATCTGCTGACGCCGCCCATGATGCGGCTCACGCTGATCCGGATCGACGACAATCGCTGGTATTTCATCAATAGCCACCACCATATTCTTTTGGACGGTTGGAGCGTGGCGCTGTTGTTGCGCGAGGTCCTGACCTGTTACGACGCGCTGGCAAACGGACGACAACCGGTGCTCCCGCCTGTCAGGCCCTATGCTGACTATTTGACGTGGCTGAGGAGCCAAAACAATGATGCGGCCGAAAGCTTCTGGCGGTCGAGCCTTGCAGGATTCGAGACGCAGACCGCATTGCCGTTGGAGACGCCACAACGCGTGGCAGCGGAGGACCTGAACTCCTTGCCTTATGCAGAGCAGGAAGTGCGCTTATCGAAGGCGGACGTTGAAACATTGACCGCCTCAGCCAAGCGCCGCCGGCTCACGTTGAACACCTTGGCGCAAGGAGCGTGGTCGATCCTGTTGCACCAGTGTACCGGAGATCGCGAGGTGCTGTTCGGCGCGACGGTCTCGGGCCGACCTGCGGAACTCCCCGAATCGGATGCCATGGTCGGGCTATTCATCAACACGCTGCCGGTTCGTGTCTCCATCCCGCCCGGTGCGAAGTTGGGAGACTGGCTTGCCTCGCTCCAGGAACAGAACAGCCTCTTACGGCAATATGAGTGGACGCCCCTATCCAAGGTCCAGCGCTGGAGCGACGTCCCGGGCGGCCGGCCGTTGTTTGAGAGCATCGTCGTCTTCGAAAGTTACCCGGAAGATGAGAGTGACACGGAGCAGCTCGGGTTGCGGATCAGGCCCATGGCGTCTCACCGGCAGAACGCCGAATACGTCCTGACGGCCGGTCGCAACAACTATCCGTTGTCACTGATGGTCGAGCCGGCTGCGGAGGTGCGGGTGATTCTCTCCTATGCGCGCGAGCGGTTTGCGCATGATGACGTCACGCGTCTGCTCGGTTGGTACCGCACGCTGCTGATGGCGATGGCGGAGCGGCCGGAGATTCGCTTGGCGGAACTGTCGTTGCTCAGCGACGCGGAACAGGGCCGTCTTCTCATGGACTGGAACACCACCGCAGTTCCCGTGGACGGAGCATGCATCCACGAACGGATTGAGCGAGTTACGCGCGAACGACCGGATGCCGTGGCCGTCGTGTATGAGGGGCAGTCCTTGACCTATGGGGAACTGGACGCTCGTGCGGAACTGCTTGCGCGGTACTTGCAGAAACACGGTGTCGGTCCGGACGTGCGGGTCGGCCTGTGTATGGAGCGATCGCTTGACTTGATCGTCGGCTTGCTCGGGGTGCTCAAGGCAGGCGGTACGTATGTGGCGCTCGATCCGAAGCTGCCGAAAGAACGTCTGGCTTTTATGCTGTCGGACAGCGGTGCACGGATGGTCCTCATGCAGGCCGCGTCCGGCGAGCTATCCCACGACACAGCGCTGCACCAAGTCTACCTCGACCGCGATTGGCCGGAAATCTTGGCAGGGGCCGATCAGCCGTTGCGGCGGAATGTGCGGCCGGAGAATTTGGCCTACGTCATCTACACCTCCGGGTCCACCGGACGGCCGAAGGGTGTCGCCGTCGAGCATCGCCAAGTCATCAATTACGTGACTGGGCTGCTGGATCGCCTCGCACTCGACGGCGAGGCCAGTTTCGCGACGGTGTCCACGGTCGCGGCCGATTTGGGCAACACCTCGATCTTTGGGTCCCTCTGTTCCGGTCGCGCGCTTCACGTGCTGTCGGTCGATCGAGGATTCGATCCCGACGCCGTCGCGGAGTACATGGCCGCCAACCGGATCGACGTGTTGAAGATCGTGCCGAGCCACCTGACCGGGTTGCTGGAAGCGGGACGGCCGGAGCAGGTGCTCCCGCGGCGGTGTCTGATTCTCGGCGGTGAAGCCGTTCATAGCAGCCTGGTCGAGCGGATCCGAACGCTCGCGCCTGACTGCGAGATCATCAATCATTACGGGCCCACGGAAACGACGATCGGTGTCCTCACCCATCGAATCGATGTGGCGCTGGACCGGCATGCGGCCATTCCAATTGGGCGACCCTTGGCGAACAGTCAAGTTTTCATTTTGAATTCGGGCGGTCAGCCGACACCGGTGGGAGTCTCCGGCGAATTGTATATCGGCGGGGACGGGCTGGCGAGAGGGTATCTCGATCGACCGGACCTGACTGCCGAACGGTTCGTGCCGAACCCTTTCGGCGGGCGTGCCGGCGGACGGCTGTACCGCACCGGTGATCGTGCACGGTATCGCTCGGACGGCACCGTTGAATTCCACGGCCGCGTGGACAATCAAGTGAAGGTACGAGGGTTTCGGATCGAGTTGGGTGAAATCGAAGCGCAGTTGCGGGCCGACAGCCGAGTGAAGGATGCCGTCGTGATCGTGCGAGAAGCGGCCGACGGCACGAAGCAGCTTGCTGCCTACGTCACCGCCCCGGCCGATCTCGATCTGGATTCGGTGCGATCCCGTCTGGCGAACCATTTGCCGGACTATATGATTCCCTCGACGGTGACTGTGCTGGACGCGCTTCCCCTGACCGCTAACGGCAAGATCGACCGAGCGGTGCTTCCTGATCCGGAACAGGCCCAGCCACCGACGCGTGACGCCTACGTCGCGCCGCGGAACGACGTCGAGACGGCACTTGCACAGATCTGGGCCGACGTTCTTCATCTGGATCGCGTGGGTATTCATGACAACTTCTTTACGATCGGGGGCGATTCGATCCGCAGCCTCCAGGTCGTCGCACGCGCACACAAATCGGGCATCAAGCTGACGCCCAAGCATTTGTTCGAACATCCGACGGTGGCGGCGGTCGCGGCCGTGGCAGCCACTGCGCTCTCGGAGTCGGCCGGCGGCCCCGCAACGCAGGACTTTTCATTGAGCGGGCTTGATTCGGGCGAAATCGATCTCCTCTTCCCGGAGCGGAGCGCGATCGAAGACTTCTATCCGTTGACGCCGATGCAGGAAGGTATGCTGTTCCACACGCTGCTGAATCCCGGCTCCGGCATCTATCTCATGCAACAGCACTATACGTGGAACGGACCTTTGAACCTCGAACGGCTTGTCGAGGCCTGGGGGCGGGTCATCGACCGGCATCCCATTTTGCGCACGGCCTACGTGTGGAAGGATCTGAAGCGGCCGCTCCAGGTCGTGCAGCGCCGAATCGATCTCGCCGAAGCCGTTCACGTGCTGGACTGGCGGGATACTTCCGCTGCCGATCAGAAGGACCGCCTCATCCGCACGCTCGAGACGGAGTTGTCCGAGGGATTCGACATGAGCCGCGCGCCGCTCATGCGGATTCGATTGATCAGGACCGGGGAGGAGTCTTACCACGTCGTCAGAAGCTTCCACCATATCCTGACCGACGACTGGTGCTTCTCGATTCTGATGATGGAAGTGTTGTCGTACTACGAGGCATTGTTGGAAGGCCGTTCGATCGACTTGCCGTCGCCGCGTCCCTATCGTGATTACATCGCCTGGCTCCAGCGTCAAGATCTCGGCTCGGCAGAAGCATTCTGGCGCAAGGAGCTGGAAGGCTTCGGTGCTCCGACCTCCCTTGGCGTCGAGCGTCCGTCGCCGTTGCGTCAGGAGACGGTCTCCGAAGTCGGCGACGAATTCGGTGAACTGTCGGAACAGGTGACCGAGCGGCTGACCACGCTCGCCCAGCAGCAGGGGCTGACGCTGAACACGTTTCTGCAGGGCGCGTGGGCGCTATTGCTCAGCCGGTACAGTGGCTCCGACGATATCGTGATGGGCGTGACTGTTGCCGGACGTCCGACGGAGCTCGAAGGGGTGGAATCCATCGTCGGTCTGTTCATCAATAGCTTGCCGCTGCGGGTTCGACTCACACCGGATGCCTCGGTGCTTGGATGGCTCAAGGGCCTGTTGGCCGACAATTACCGCATCCGGCAATACGAATATCCGCCGCTCGTCCAGATCCAGCAGTGGAGCGAGATTCCCAAAGGACAAGCGCTGTTCAAGAGTCTGGTGGTCTTCGAGAACGCGCCGGTGGATCCGCGGCTTGGGGAGCAAGTCGGGGACGTGAGCCTGGAATTCGACCATGACCGTGTCCACACGAATTACCCGGTGACGGTCGTGGCATATCCCGGTCCGCGATTGGGCATGCGCCTGTCCTACGACCGGCGGTTGTTTGAGCCGGATGCGGTGCGTCGGATGGTACGACACCTCGGCCATCTGCTCGAGGCCATGGCGACACAGCCGGATACGCGTCTTTGTGACCTGTCGCTTTTGAGTGCCGAGGAGCGCCGTCGCTTGCTCGTGGAATGGAATCAGCCGACCGGAACGCGACCGGAGGAAAGAGGATTCGCCGAATTGTTCGAGGCTCAGGTGAGGCGGACTCCGGATGCAATCGCAGCGATCGACGATGAGCGGAGAATGACCTATCTGGACTTGAATCGCGCCGTCAATCGCGCTGCTCACGCATTGCGCCGGCGTGGGATCGGGACGGACCGGATTGTCGGCCTGCTGCATACCCGAGGCATCGACTTATTGATCATGATTCTCGGCGTCCTGAAGGCCGGCGGCGCGTACTTGCCGTTGGATCCTCATCATCCGCCGGCCAGGATGGCGCAGATCCTGGGAACCGGCCGCGCGGCACTGTTGCTGACGGGACGCGAGCACGCAGCATTGGCTGAGGCCGCCATCGCCGGGGCTCCTGAGTCCACGACGCAACTTGTTCTGCTGGATCTCTTGATGAAGGAGACAGGCGCCGACGACGATCCGCCGCGCCTGGGTCCCTCCACCAATCTATCCTATGTGATCTTTACCTCCGGTTCGACCGGCGCTCCGAAGGGTGCGATGGTGGAAGAACGAGGGATGGTCAATCATCTGCTCAGCAAGATTCCCGCGCTGGGCCTGTCCGAATCGGACGTCATCGCGCAGACCGCGTCGCAGTGTTTCGATATCTCGGTGTGGCAGTTTCTGACGGGGCTGCTCTGCGGCGCCTGCATTCGAATCCTGCCTGACGACCTCGTGCGCGATCCACAGCGGCTTCTCCGCGAAATCGAACGTTCCAAGATTACAGTGTGGGAGGCGGTGCCGTCGCTCCTGGTGGCCGGACTCGATGGGCCGGTCGTACCGCTGTCCCCCTTACGATGGCTCCTGGCGACGGGAGAAGCGGTGACGCCGGAGTTATGCCAGCTCTGGTTCAGCCGGTATCCGTCGATTCCGCTGATGAACGCCTACGGACCGGCGGAGTGTTCGGACGATGTCGCGGTGCATGCGGTGACCGGTTCGCTTCCCGAGCGAGCGACTCACGTACCGATCGGCCGACCGATTCCTCATCTCCGGCTCTACGGGTTGGACGGGAACGGAGAACCGGTTCCTCACGACGTGGCGGGTGAACTCTATATCGGCGGAGTGGGCGTCGGGCGGGGTTATCTCAACGATCCCGCGAAGACCGCCGCCGCCTTCGTGCCGGATCCGTTCGCGAACGAACCGGGCCTTCGTCTGTACCGCAGCGGCGATCTCGTGCGGTTCCGCTCCGACGACACGCTGGAGTTTTTGGGACGGCGTGACCATCAGGTCAAAATCCGTGGATATCGCATTGAGTTGGGAGAGATCGAAGCGCGGATGGTACAGCATCCACAGGTACGGGAAGCTGTCGTGGCGGTCAGGGAGGACCGGCCGGGAAACAAGCGTTTGATTGCCTACGTCGTGGGCGAGAGTCCCGCGCGTGATGCCGCAGCCATCCGATCGTTCGCGGCCGACACGCTGCCGGACTACATGGTTCCTACAGCTGTGATGTTTCTGGAGGCGCTGCCGTTGACGCCCAATGGGAAGATCGATCGGAAGGCCTTGCCGGCGCCTGAAGACGATCACCTGTCGTTGCGCGACGGGATTCCCGGTAGCGCAACCCAAGAGATTCTGGCCGGGATCTGGGCCGAGATCCTCGGCCTCAAGCACGTCGGCATCCACGAGAACTTTTTTGAGCTGGGCGGCCATTCGCTCCTCGCGACGCAGGTTGTGTCCAGGATACGGACTTTGTTCCAGATCGAGCTGCCGCTTCGAAGCCTCTTCGAAGCGCCGACAGTCGAGGCTCTGAGTACTGCCATCGAGCAGGCCCGTTCCAGTCGGGAAGAGACACCGTTGGTGCCGCTTGCACCGGCCGAACGGCGCGAACCGCTCCCACTGTCGTTCGCGCAGCAACGGTTGTGGTTCCTGTCGCAGATGGAACCGGAAGGCTGGTCGTACAATCTGCCGTTTGCGCTACGGCTGTCCGGCGCGCTGGATCTCGATGCCTTGTCGCAGAGTTTCGAACTGGTGATCGCCAGACACGAAACGCTGAGGACGACCTTCCACGAGAGCGACGGCGAACCGGTACAAGTTATCGGCTCGGTGGGAGAGTTCGCTTTACCGCTTGATGACCTGAGCGGGTTGCCGGAAGACCGGCACGACGAAGCCGTACGTGAAGCGGCTTCAGTGGAAGTCCGGCGACCGTTCCGGTTGGACGAGGACCGGCCCATTCGCGCAAGGTTACTCCGTCTAGCGGAGCGGGAACATGTCCTGCTCGTCACGCTCCATCATATCGCCGCGGACGCCTGGTCGATGACGCTGTTGGCCAACGAAGTCGGTGTCTTCTATCAGGCCCGGATTGGGCAGTCTGCCGACACCGCCGACGCATTGCCGCCATTGCCGGTGCAGTATGCGGATTTTGCCCATTGGCAGCGGCAGTGGCTGCAGGGACCGGTGTTGGACGCGCATCTGACGTACTGGAAACAGCGGTTGGGCGTCAATCCACCGGTGTTGAAATTGCCGGCGGACCGGCCGCGTCCCACCGTGCAGAGCTTCCGGGGCGCCCGCCACATATTCACGGTTCCTACAGAACATGCCGACCGCCTGCGCGCGTTGAGCCGTAAACAGGGCGTGACGTTGTTCATGACGCTTCTGGCGGCCTTCAACGCGCTGCTCTTCCGCACGACGGGACAGGAAGACATCCTGATCGGCACCGACGTGGCCAACCGCAATCGTGAAGAAACTGAAGGCCTGGTGGGATTCTTCGTCAATCTGCTGCCGCTCCGCAGCGATCTCGGTGGTAATCCCACGTTTCTGGAGTTGCTGGCGCAGGTGCGGCGGACGGCGTTGGAGGCCTATGCGCATCAAGACTTGCCGTTCGAAAAAATCGTGGAGGCATTGAAGCTCAAGCGCGACCTCGGGAGCAACCCGCTGGTGCAGACGCTCCTGGTGCTGCAAAACGTGCCGCCGCCGTCCATGGAATTGCCGGGACTGGAAGTGGGCGTCCTTGAGTTCGAAAGCGAGGTCGCCAGGTTCGACCTCGGGCTGTTCATGGAAGATGCCGAGGAGGGCATGACCGGCCTGTGGAAATACAGCACGGATCTCTTCGACGTCGCCACGATCGCCGCCATGTCGGAACGGTTCGTGACGCTGCTCGGAAGCGTAGCCGCCCATCCGGAGGCAAAACTGTCCGCGCTCGAGATCCTGTCGCATACAGAAAAGGAGTCTGCCATGATCGAATCCAAGCAGCGCGAGGAGAGCAAGTTCAAGCGATTCAAGAGTATTCAGCCAAAAGCTGTCAATATTGCTCAGAGAACGCTGGTCGAAAGAGGGTATCTCGAATCGGATCAGTCTTTGCCGTTTGTCTTGCAGCCTGCGGTTGACGATGTGGATCTGGCCGGGTGGGCGCAAGACAACAGACCGAAGGTCGAACAGGATTTGTTCGCGCACGGAGCCATCCTGTTCCGCGGGTTTGCGCTCAAGAGTCCCGAGGATTTTGAACAGGTCGCTCAGGCGTTATGCCCCGCGCTGTTTGGCGAATACGGCGATTTGCCGCGCGAGAAAGCGGGACGCCACCTTTATGGGTCCACACCTTATCCTGCCGACAAGACCATTCTTTTTCACAACGAAAGCTCACATCTGCATCGATGGCCGTTGAAACAATCTTTTTTCTGCGTGCAGGCGGCGCAGGAGGGCGGCGAGACGCCGATCGTGGACTGTCGGAAAATGTGCGAACGTCTGCGGCCCGAGCTCCGTGAGAAATTTACGAAACGGGCATTGATGTACGTGAGGAATTTCACTCCAGGGTTTGACGTGAGTTGGCAGGAATTTTTTCACACCGAAGACAAGGCCGTGGTGGAAGAGACATGCCGGCAGCACGGTGTCGAATGGGATTGGACGTCGGACGGAGGGTTGCGGACCAGACAGATCTGTCCGGCGATCCTTAAGCACCCGAAGACCGGCGACTTCGTATTCTTCAATCAGATTCAGCTGCATCACATCTCATACTTGGAGCCGGCGGTCCGGAATTCGCTGGTCGATGTGCTGGGCATAGATCGGGTGCCGCGCAACGTCTACTTCGGCGACGGCTCTCCGATCGATGACGAGACGGCGGCGGAAATCGGCGAGCTCTACGAGCGGACATCGGTGCGATTTCCTTGGAGGAACGGAGACCTGCTCATGCTCGATAACATGTTGGTGGC